A stretch of the Archangium lipolyticum genome encodes the following:
- a CDS encoding GNAT family N-acetyltransferase, with amino-acid sequence MPLDNPPVLLTTRRLNLAMLPPDAAARVLAYHEANREHLGPVSPARPDNFFTHTWWRSRLAQDAEDWRRGLALRLFLLSRDAPLTAAPVIGSVSLTDIRRGPLQSCEMGFGLDLGHQGQGLMTEAVRAVCDYAFGPMGLHRIQANHLPENHRSAAVLRRLGFSVEGLARELVLIQDRWRDHVLTALVAPRTPAG; translated from the coding sequence ATGCCCCTGGACAACCCGCCCGTCCTGCTCACCACCCGGCGTCTGAACCTGGCCATGCTGCCACCGGACGCCGCCGCGCGCGTGCTGGCCTACCACGAGGCCAACCGCGAGCACCTCGGCCCCGTCTCGCCCGCGCGTCCCGACAACTTCTTCACCCATACCTGGTGGCGCTCACGGCTGGCCCAGGACGCCGAGGACTGGCGGCGGGGTCTCGCCCTGCGCCTCTTCCTCCTGTCACGCGATGCGCCCCTCACCGCCGCGCCCGTCATCGGCAGCGTGTCCCTCACGGACATCCGCCGCGGCCCCCTCCAGTCCTGCGAGATGGGCTTCGGGCTCGACCTGGGCCACCAGGGCCAGGGATTGATGACCGAGGCGGTGCGCGCCGTGTGCGACTACGCCTTCGGGCCCATGGGCCTGCACCGCATCCAGGCCAACCACCTGCCGGAGAACCACCGCAGCGCCGCCGTGCTGCGCCGCCTCGGCTTCAGCGTCGAGGGCCTGGCGCGCGAGCTCGTCCTCATCCAGGACCGCTGGCGCGACCACGTCCTCACGGCGCTGGTGGCGCCTCGTACACCGGCAGGGTGA
- a CDS encoding 5'-3' exonuclease, producing the protein MRLHLVDGTYELYRAHFSPRPGHSSPDGRDVKATVGLVSSMLALLHDAGEAVTHVALAFDNPIRSFRNDLFAGYKSDEGVPPELHAQFDLAEEAARALGLTVWSMKDFEADDALATASARWAGRVEQVRLLTPDKDLGQCVRGHKVVQVDRKQQKELDEDAVRAKLGVPPASVPDLLALVGDDADGIPGLPGFGEKGASALLCAYGHLEAIPPDAASWTVRPRGAEKLAATLREHRQDALLYRKLATLVTDAPLAESLEDLAWAGVPRARFLSLCDSLGLTTLKTRPKRWAPDAS; encoded by the coding sequence ATGCGCCTGCACCTCGTCGACGGTACCTATGAGCTCTACCGCGCCCACTTCTCCCCCCGGCCCGGGCACTCCTCGCCCGATGGCCGGGACGTGAAGGCCACCGTGGGGCTCGTCTCCTCGATGCTCGCGCTGCTGCATGACGCCGGGGAGGCGGTGACCCATGTGGCGCTCGCCTTCGACAACCCCATCCGCTCGTTCCGCAATGACCTCTTCGCCGGCTACAAGTCCGACGAGGGCGTCCCCCCCGAGCTGCACGCGCAGTTCGACCTGGCCGAGGAGGCCGCGCGGGCGCTCGGGCTCACCGTGTGGTCCATGAAGGACTTCGAGGCGGATGACGCCCTCGCCACCGCCTCCGCTCGCTGGGCCGGACGGGTGGAGCAGGTGCGGCTGCTCACCCCGGACAAGGACCTGGGGCAGTGCGTGCGTGGCCACAAGGTGGTCCAGGTGGACCGCAAGCAGCAGAAGGAGCTGGACGAGGACGCGGTGCGGGCGAAGCTCGGTGTGCCCCCGGCGAGCGTGCCGGACCTGCTGGCGCTCGTGGGGGATGACGCGGACGGCATCCCCGGGCTGCCCGGCTTCGGAGAGAAGGGCGCTTCGGCATTGCTCTGCGCCTACGGCCACCTGGAGGCGATTCCCCCCGACGCCGCCTCGTGGACCGTTCGCCCGAGGGGCGCGGAGAAGCTCGCCGCCACCCTGCGCGAGCACCGCCAGGACGCGCTGCTGTACCGCAAGCTCGCCACCCTCGTGACGGACGCGCCCCTCGCCGAGTCCCTGGAGGACCTCGCCTGGGCCGGTGTTCCCCGGGCTCGCTTCCTGTCCCTGTGCGACTCGCTGGGGCTCACCACCCTGAAGACCCGCCCCAAGCGCTGGGCTCCGGATGCCTCCTGA